From a region of the Methanocaldococcus sp. genome:
- a CDS encoding HD domain-containing protein, whose product MTKVIRDSIHKDIYLEENIVNIIDSEEFQRLRNIKQTGLTYLVYPSANHTRFEHSIGTMFIASKIAEKINTDIELTRVSALLHDIGHPPFSHTLEICGYNHEYITKEKIKHMDLGNFSKKEVIDTLKRKNLEGKIISGDVDADRMDYLLRDSYHTGTAYGMIDLPRILRSITTFESFGTPKIGILMKGIQAIESLLVARHQMYSAVYMHPTVRIADTMLKRAVIGEIHKKNLNLKDLSKMDDIDLVSFLRNSENYLMNRLDKRNLYKNVITYSYFDLKPIERWIFVNLGEKEILSLEEKLYEEFGCDLFIDIYPIPKMEEHNVYVISEKGVNRLDDVSPLAKSLRPSEIRLWNISIYAPKEKIKELKENNIKNRISKILKELDMKIESKLIDILKEYEPIKGKGRFLDLAKEKGITPKEFYNELHKLIFCGLIREKYNRRKYIYCLNKNYSKFL is encoded by the coding sequence ATGACAAAAGTTATTAGAGATTCAATTCACAAAGATATTTATTTAGAAGAAAATATAGTAAATATTATAGACAGTGAAGAATTTCAAAGATTGAGGAATATAAAACAGACAGGTTTAACATATTTAGTATATCCATCTGCTAATCATACAAGATTTGAGCATTCTATAGGAACTATGTTTATAGCCTCTAAAATAGCAGAAAAAATTAATACAGATATTGAACTTACAAGAGTTTCTGCGTTATTACACGATATAGGACATCCTCCTTTTTCACACACATTAGAAATATGTGGCTATAACCATGAATATATTACAAAAGAAAAAATTAAACATATGGATTTAGGAAATTTTTCAAAAAAAGAAGTAATAGATACTTTAAAAAGAAAAAATTTAGAAGGAAAGATAATTTCTGGGGATGTCGATGCTGATAGAATGGATTATCTATTGAGGGATAGTTACCACACTGGAACTGCCTATGGAATGATAGATTTACCAAGAATTTTAAGAAGTATAACGACTTTTGAAAGTTTTGGAACTCCTAAAATTGGCATATTGATGAAGGGAATCCAAGCAATAGAATCTTTGTTAGTTGCAAGGCATCAAATGTATTCTGCTGTTTATATGCATCCAACGGTTAGAATAGCAGATACAATGTTAAAAAGAGCAGTTATTGGAGAAATTCACAAAAAGAATTTAAATTTAAAGGATTTGTCTAAAATGGATGATATTGATTTAGTGTCTTTTTTAAGAAACTCTGAAAACTACTTAATGAATAGATTAGACAAAAGAAACTTATACAAAAATGTTATAACTTACAGTTATTTTGACTTAAAGCCAATAGAAAGATGGATTTTTGTTAATTTAGGAGAAAAAGAGATATTGTCATTAGAGGAAAAACTTTATGAGGAATTTGGATGCGATTTATTTATTGATATATATCCAATACCTAAAATGGAAGAACACAATGTTTATGTAATATCTGAGAAGGGTGTTAATAGATTAGATGATGTATCTCCTTTGGCTAAAAGCTTAAGACCATCCGAAATTAGACTTTGGAATATCTCTATTTATGCTCCAAAAGAAAAAATTAAAGAACTTAAAGAGAACAATATAAAGAATAGAATAAGTAAAATCTTAAAAGAATTGGATATGAAGATTGAGAGTAAGTTAATAGATATTTTAAAAGAATATGAGCCAATTAAAGGTAAAGGAAGGTTTTTAGATCTTGCAAAAGAAAAAGGTATTACTCCAAAAGAATTTTATAATGAACTACATAAGTTAATATTCTGTGGATTAATAAGAGAAAAATATAATAGAAGAAAATACATTTACTGTCTAAATAAAAATTATTCTAAATTTTTATAA